A region of Streptomyces sp. NBC_01267 DNA encodes the following proteins:
- a CDS encoding phosphatase PAP2 family protein, with amino-acid sequence MNLAYNGSSIDGGAYTSTVDLAHRAPAWLDSLISTWSSYGLALFAVLMLVGWWRARREGAPAALMALAAPVIVVLAYCVNDAVKLVVREDRPCQSLHVTTLETCPAPGDWSFPSNHAALAFAAAVALFFVSRRLGLVALVCAVAMAASRVWVGAHYPHDVAVGALVGALVALVLATALRRRPETLARRLTDTRLRPLLVSS; translated from the coding sequence ATGAACCTCGCCTACAACGGATCCTCCATCGACGGGGGTGCGTACACGAGCACCGTCGATCTGGCGCACCGGGCACCCGCCTGGCTGGATTCCCTCATCTCGACCTGGTCGTCGTACGGGCTCGCCCTGTTCGCCGTGCTGATGCTCGTCGGATGGTGGCGGGCGCGCCGCGAGGGGGCCCCGGCAGCTCTCATGGCGCTGGCCGCGCCGGTGATCGTGGTGCTGGCGTACTGCGTCAACGACGCGGTCAAGCTGGTGGTGCGGGAGGACCGTCCCTGTCAGAGCCTGCATGTGACGACGCTGGAGACGTGCCCGGCCCCGGGCGACTGGTCGTTCCCCAGCAACCACGCGGCTCTCGCCTTCGCCGCGGCGGTGGCGCTGTTCTTCGTCTCCCGGCGCCTCGGCCTGGTGGCCCTGGTCTGCGCCGTCGCGATGGCCGCGTCGCGGGTCTGGGTGGGCGCGCACTACCCGCACGACGTGGCCGTGGGCGCGCTGGTCGGCGCGCTGGTCGCACTGGTGCTGGCAACAGCCCTGCGCCGACGGCCGGAGACCCTGGCGAGGAGGCTCACGGACACCCGGCTGCGTCCGCTGCTGGTCTCGTCGTGA
- a CDS encoding DedA family protein encodes MNVLDAQSLLTAFGVAGIAAVLFAETGLLVGFFLPGDSLLFTAGLLCTGTSTSSLNLSLPLVLLSSALGALAGAQCGYLIGRKAGGALLARSRSEHLRKGAARAEELLERYGYAKAIVLARFVPVVRTVLNPMAGALGVPVRTFTLWQVVGGIVWSQGVTLAGYALGSSIPNVDHYLLPIIAVIVVVSLLPLAIELRRSRKNRTRANGVSG; translated from the coding sequence GTGAACGTTCTTGACGCGCAATCTCTGCTGACCGCTTTCGGCGTGGCCGGAATCGCCGCGGTGCTGTTCGCCGAGACCGGTCTGCTGGTCGGGTTCTTCCTGCCCGGCGACTCCTTGCTGTTCACCGCGGGGCTGCTGTGCACGGGCACCTCCACGAGCAGCCTGAACCTGTCGCTGCCCCTGGTACTCCTGTCCTCCGCGCTGGGCGCTCTCGCCGGTGCGCAGTGCGGGTACCTGATCGGCCGGAAGGCCGGGGGCGCGCTGCTCGCCCGCAGCCGTTCGGAACACCTGCGGAAGGGGGCGGCGCGCGCCGAGGAACTCCTCGAACGGTACGGCTACGCGAAGGCGATCGTCCTCGCCCGCTTCGTCCCCGTGGTGCGCACCGTGCTGAACCCGATGGCGGGCGCCCTGGGCGTACCGGTCCGGACGTTCACGCTCTGGCAGGTGGTCGGCGGGATCGTGTGGAGCCAGGGGGTGACGCTCGCCGGGTACGCGCTGGGGTCGTCCATCCCGAACGTGGACCACTACCTGCTGCCGATCATCGCGGTGATCGTCGTCGTGTCTCTGCTGCCTCTCGCCATCGAGCTGCGACGCTCCCGCAAGAACCGCACGCGAGCAAACGGAGTCAGCGGATGA